The nucleotide sequence CAACAATCATCTTCTGATAGGTTCTTCAAATCACACCTTGGCATTGTCTCTGTGATTGATGTGATTGATGCAACTTTAGTACTGCGGGTAGTAACAATGGCAATGCTTCCGGGAGCAGAATTGAGTCTCCACAAACAACTCGTAAAATCACTCCATAACTCGTCATCTTCGTTCCAAACATCATCGAGTATTAGAATATACCTCTTCCCTGTCAACCCTTCTTTGAGGTCATTCAGCAATGCTTCCCGAGCTAGAAGTCCTGTCCTGTTTGAGTTAAGGGATTCTAACATCCGATTTAGAATCGAGTTAACATCAAAAGGGTCAGACACACAAACCcacatttttttctcaaaatgtCTACCGATAGCATCATCATTGAATATTGATCTTGCCAAAGTCGTCTTTCCGAGTCCTCCCATTCCCACAATGGCCTTAACTGAAAGGTACTCTTCCTGATTCTTGGACTCGATCAAGGCTGCAATGATATCCGACACAATCTTCTTCCTTCCGATGGGCTTCTCATCGCGACCGAAGAATGAGACGGTTTCTCTTTTCCCCATACCTGGAGGGTTTTGATCTACTCTCCTTGCCATTAAGCCGACGGAAGCTGCATCGCTTTTGAGTTTCGCCAGTGACGCATTGATGTTCTTAATCTTGTGGGCCATCTTTTGACGAAATAAAATGGGATTGGAGAGCGAAAAGAAGTTAAGTACCTTCTTCTTCATGTGGTTTTGAATTTCTACTTTACGCCTGAGAACTTCGTAGTTGATGTCCTCCAATACATCATCAGCATCATGAGCTACCTCTTTCAGTGTCTTCACCCAGTCCTCCACCTCCTTGCCCCTTTGACGTGGCTGGAACGAAACATCGCCTAAGAACTCTTGAATTGCAAATACCGATTGACGAAGCTTAGTTAGCTCTTTTTTGAATCCTCGGAAAAGACTGATTTCTTGCGCAGCAAGTGAAGCGACCGAATTTAGTATTCGCTCCACCGGAAAAGTGTAGAGAGTTTCTAACACCTTTGCAGGATCCATACTCGCGCGAGGGATGACGGAGATAAGAGGAGAGCAGAGAATACAGAAATAGCTAAAGGACACAAGAAGGGTGGAGGCTTAGAGTGTTGGAAGCTGATGAATGAAAGGTCTTGACAAATGACAATATATATAGTTCATGAAACGGTGAATAATAAAACAGGAGAAAAGATCCATTACCATTAATTGTTCTTTCAGCGAAGGGAGATGCTGATGCTTTGCTTCCGCTTATAATTAATTGCACCTTACATAAGCATAAAAGCTGCTTCCATCAACCAAGACGCAATGCTCACAGCCCCGCCAAGGTACAATACTTTGCCCAAGCATAAAGCTTAAAGCCATTCCATACACCCATTTAAAAATCGGAAGATTCCATTTTACTCCTTGGAAAACATTACTTTTtgaataaaactttattttttttacctgttttttttttattttaattttttaattttttttttataacgaaagatttgttagattaaatgttagattaggcAGTTGATGGAGTTCGAACCCACGCCGTGATGCAAGGATAACACTCATTATCTTAGTAAAAACTAATTTTAGTCGTTGGCTTTTAATTATTGTTTTCGGATATTAGTTAGGTTGTGATAGTTAGAACTTAGATGTCCATATGAAGTATTTAATCGTTGGTTTGTGGAAATACCATCACCATGGAAGAATAATTGCTTTAACTTTTTTATATAGGAAAGTAAAAACACTAAATAGAGTAACCATGGTCATTGGTTACATCCAATTTTAATACAGGAAACATTTTCTTCCCACAGACAGTAGAGTCCTATCCTAAACgtgaaaattattaaaattaaaccTTATGCTAGTGAATGCATCCGCCAATAAATTCGCCTCCATTTAGACATAACTCCATTAAATGGCATCAAATGTAGTCACCAACCACTTGATGTCTTCAATGATGTTCCTCAAACGCCAAGGGTTCTCGCAGAAACCTTTGATTGCATCAACAAGTTTAGAATCACATCCCACACAAACTTTcttaaaacctttccctttagctAACCAAAGAGCATTCCTCAAGCTAGAACTTCAGCTAAAGAGATGCTATTCTCTACCACGCTTCTTGCTCCAGCAACAATTGGAAATCCTTCTTCATTTCTGATCACAAAGTCGGCCGCCGCGTCGGAGTTAATAACAGACCCATCAAAGTTGATTTTCAGCTGCCCTCTATGTGGAGGTTCATCTAAACTTTAGATTTTGTTTACTAGCCAACCTAACTTCATTGTTGGCCTGAATATAGTCATTACCCATGATTGAAGCTAACATATGAACTCTATTAGGAGAAGGTTTTTCATTCTTAAATACCACATGATTTCTATCTTTCCAAATTTACCAGCAGATTAGGAGGGCCTCACTAAGGCTGGGAAGTTTTCCTTTACCTGAAACATCACGCTCCTGCAACCAATCCAACAAACCAATAGGATTACTGTCATTAAACAAATGAGCTTGATACTCACTATCTGTATTACAGAAAGGACAGTTAGGACAAATTGAACTAATATGTTTATGTAACCTTGCCCTAGTTTTGCAATCTATTCAagatcatttttttaaaattttttttttttaggaaaactaatgaaaagggcttgaaaactttgagttttaatgataaggataaaataaagggtaaagtgaatagtaccatgattgactttttaatgtaaaaatgtggtttttcgttaaagtgaatagcactgtgagcttttcgttaaaactccctttttttttttttgaagcaaAGATTCATTACCAAGGCACAAAGGCCAGCCAAGAGCAAAGAAAGCCAGACTAGGCTAATAGACATGCAAAGATCAACAGACAGCATGAAACACGG is from Pyrus communis chromosome 10, drPyrComm1.1, whole genome shotgun sequence and encodes:
- the LOC137747130 gene encoding putative disease resistance protein RGA3, encoding MDPAKVLETLYTFPVERILNSVASLAAQEISLFRGFKKELTKLRQSVFAIQEFLGDVSFQPRQRGKEVEDWVKTLKEVAHDADDVLEDINYEVLRRKVEIQNHMKKKVLNFFSLSNPILFRQKMAHKIKNINASLAKLKSDAASVGLMARRVDQNPPGMGKRETVSFFGRDEKPIGRKKIVSDIIAALIESKNQEEYLSVKAIVGMGGLGKTTLARSIFNDDAIGRHFEKKMWVCVSDPFDVNSILNRMLESLNSNRTGLLAREALLNDLKEGLTGKRYILILDDVWNEDDELWSDFTSCLWRLNSAPGSIAIVTTRSTKVASITSITETMPRCDLKNLSEDDCWSILKSEAFPNGAPPLDPTQENIGRAIAAKCVGVPLVAKVCIHILSYSPLLFCILLSILIYNINIEIEGRVGDF